In Pseudofrankia saprophytica, one genomic interval encodes:
- a CDS encoding HAD family hydrolase, producing the protein MPIRSVFFDVGETIVDESREYGTWADWLEVPRHTFSAVFGAVIARGLDYREVFQVFRAGFDLGAEREWRAAAGQPESFGEENLYADARPCLAALRAEGLLVGLAGNQTARAEAILRALDLPVDVIGTSDGWGVEKPSAEFFHRVVVEAGCPAGEVLYVGDRLDNDIRPAQAVGMATALIRRGPWGYILEDPAVADRCLFRLDSLTDLSDLVRKRNEAN; encoded by the coding sequence GTGCCGATCAGATCGGTGTTCTTCGACGTAGGTGAGACGATCGTGGATGAGTCCCGGGAGTACGGGACGTGGGCGGACTGGCTAGAAGTGCCTCGGCACACGTTTTCCGCGGTGTTCGGCGCCGTGATCGCCCGCGGGCTGGATTACCGGGAGGTATTCCAGGTGTTCCGGGCCGGATTTGACCTCGGGGCGGAGCGGGAGTGGCGCGCGGCGGCCGGTCAGCCGGAGTCGTTCGGCGAGGAGAACCTGTACGCCGATGCGCGGCCGTGCCTGGCAGCGCTACGCGCAGAGGGTCTGCTGGTCGGCCTGGCGGGGAACCAGACCGCCCGCGCCGAGGCCATCCTGCGGGCATTGGATCTCCCCGTTGACGTGATCGGCACGTCGGACGGCTGGGGTGTGGAGAAGCCATCGGCGGAGTTTTTTCACCGCGTCGTCGTCGAAGCGGGTTGCCCGGCCGGTGAGGTGCTCTACGTCGGTGACCGGCTCGACAATGACATCCGCCCCGCGCAGGCCGTTGGCATGGCGACCGCTCTCATCCGTCGGGGCCCGTGGGGCTACATCCTTGAGGATCCTGCAGTCGCCGACCGCTGCCTGTTTCGCCTCGACTCTCTGACCGACCTATCAGATCTGGTGCGCAAACGCAACGAGGCGAACTGA
- a CDS encoding helix-turn-helix domain-containing protein produces MLVDDTCPTRRWRCGVASNRHPPNRNLAWERLQHGWSHDEVARRVGMEMDHAGETYTGLSANTVRRWETGERHPEPRYRKHLVTVFEKPASELGLLTPAELKMRPDVATGRTDGMQSGAIGDANWDRAAVLRALLGAGALPLLSPLLSATSAEDDSQTRSFQVDPETYTEIANGQRELYWNSPPRPLFEASFAHTHLGVALLRGASGTQRAALAAGLVQSALLAGRLAFFDLGQPAIATRCYEVALTASKEAGDHALAATVLGHMAFVPAFSQDPDSARNLITAALQHCWHGVHPIVRSWLHCVSSEIEARNGAATTSRHQIDLAEASLPDDAGDLTWFDFYDAARLDSFAGYAALTTGDHPEAARRLAAAADQLGTRGSKQRSVILADLAGAHGRDGDRVADYLGQAIETLATDWYATGMDRVRAIRPMLGDSKHGQNIDGQIRALSPAS; encoded by the coding sequence ATGCTGGTCGACGACACCTGCCCGACAAGACGTTGGAGGTGCGGCGTGGCGAGTAATCGTCATCCCCCGAACCGGAATCTGGCCTGGGAACGACTCCAACATGGCTGGTCACACGACGAGGTCGCCCGCCGCGTCGGCATGGAGATGGACCACGCCGGCGAGACGTACACCGGCCTGTCCGCCAATACGGTCAGGCGATGGGAGACCGGCGAGCGACACCCCGAGCCGCGTTACCGCAAACACCTGGTGACCGTGTTCGAAAAGCCCGCGAGCGAGCTCGGCCTGCTCACGCCAGCCGAGCTAAAGATGCGCCCTGACGTCGCTACGGGGAGGACAGACGGCATGCAGTCTGGCGCGATTGGTGACGCGAACTGGGACCGCGCGGCCGTCCTTCGCGCACTACTTGGAGCAGGAGCGCTACCGCTGCTGAGCCCGTTGCTGTCCGCAACGTCGGCCGAGGACGACTCGCAGACTAGATCTTTCCAGGTGGACCCCGAGACCTACACGGAAATCGCGAACGGTCAACGAGAACTGTACTGGAACAGTCCTCCGCGTCCGCTATTCGAAGCCTCCTTCGCGCACACCCACCTGGGCGTCGCACTCTTGCGCGGCGCTAGCGGCACGCAGCGCGCTGCTCTTGCCGCCGGGCTGGTCCAGTCGGCGCTGCTCGCCGGACGCCTCGCCTTCTTTGACCTCGGCCAGCCTGCCATCGCCACACGCTGCTACGAGGTCGCCCTCACAGCCAGCAAGGAGGCCGGCGACCACGCACTCGCCGCCACAGTCCTCGGCCACATGGCCTTCGTCCCCGCCTTCAGCCAGGACCCTGACAGTGCGCGGAACCTGATCACCGCCGCGCTGCAGCACTGCTGGCACGGCGTCCACCCCATCGTCCGGTCCTGGCTGCACTGCGTGTCCTCCGAGATCGAAGCCAGAAACGGCGCCGCGACAACCAGCCGCCACCAGATCGACCTCGCCGAAGCCTCGCTGCCCGACGATGCCGGCGATCTCACGTGGTTCGACTTCTACGACGCGGCCCGTCTTGATTCCTTCGCCGGCTACGCCGCCCTCACAACGGGCGATCATCCGGAAGCTGCCCGCCGACTGGCCGCGGCGGCGGACCAGCTCGGCACGCGGGGAAGCAAACAGCGCAGCGTCATCCTCGCCGATCTTGCCGGAGCACACGGCCGGGATGGCGACCGCGTCGCTGACTACCTTGGTCAAGCGATCGAGACGCTCGCCACCGACTGGTACGCGACCGGGATGGACCGCGTACGCGCGATCCGGCCAATGCTGGGAGACAGCAAGCACGGTCAAAACATCGACGGGCAGATCAGAGCACTGTCACCAGCATCCTGA
- a CDS encoding NAD-dependent epimerase/dehydratase family protein — protein sequence MNGGTPSDSTDGDQQASGPLGLRRQSDEPGDGHRRGRLHWIPSRREPGCPRSHDRRRRLPVQGSDALPDENLAPVRDDPQCVLVSADLAQDGLDDAVVGCDIVFHLATRPGVRQSWRDEFDDYTRPNVVGTRRRLNACVRRGVRRLVLQRPRSPSRDRAGSRTLPVRQPLQTYCGQGWPSTQP from the coding sequence ATGAACGGTGGCACGCCAAGCGACAGCACTGACGGCGATCAGCAGGCTTCCGGCCCGCTGGGCCTGCGGCGGCAGTCCGATGAACCGGGCGATGGCCACCGGCGCGGGCGGCTTCATTGGATCCCATCTCGTCGAGAACCTGGTTGCCCGAGAAGTCACGACCGTCGCCGTCGGCTGCCGGTGCAGGGTTCCGACGCTCTCCCCGACGAGAACCTCGCGCCTGTAAGGGACGACCCGCAGTGCGTCCTCGTCAGTGCCGACCTGGCCCAGGACGGCCTGGATGATGCCGTCGTCGGGTGCGACATCGTCTTCCACCTGGCGACCCGACCAGGCGTTCGGCAGTCCTGGAGGGACGAGTTCGACGACTACACGCGGCCCAATGTGGTAGGCACGCGCCGTCGGCTTAACGCGTGCGTCCGGCGCGGTGTGCGCCGCCTCGTCCTCCAGCGTCCACGGTCCCCATCGCGCGACCGAGCCGGGAGTCGGACCCTACCTGTCCGACAACCACTGCAGACATACTGCGGACAGGGCTGGCCTTCCACGCAACCCTGA
- the fxlM gene encoding methyltransferase, FxLD system, whose amino-acid sequence MGQVLDVAEEAGQARAAMVEKMIADGDIRSSEVEAAFRRVSREAFMPSETSLLAAYNAADSVTTKRDAAGVIISSVSAPFIQARMLEQAELRPGMRVLEVGSGGCNAALIAEVVGRHGRVVSVDIDPEIVANARELLATAGYGDRVRVLVGDADHGVPGEEPFDAVVITVGAWDVSPALVEQLTAAGRLVVPLRMNGITRSIGFRRAPGHLVSTSAEVCGFVPAQGVGGHADRTFHLPAPSGGSVTARFETGVPAEPSRLDGVLAAGRSQAWSGVLGRRGTSFADLTLWFACYLPGFCRVGVEDKAALVGDGVQMFPYGAAVGDSLAVQIVRLAGPEVARPVGEGARPGDSEFGACGFGPHAGEAAAAMVEATRAWDRTGRAAPRFSLWPAGTDWALLPAGAAVLTKTHQLVAIEWPGGMEPGPS is encoded by the coding sequence ATGGGTCAGGTGCTTGATGTGGCCGAAGAGGCCGGCCAGGCTCGCGCCGCGATGGTGGAGAAGATGATCGCGGATGGAGACATCCGTTCGTCGGAAGTGGAGGCGGCGTTTCGCCGGGTGTCGCGGGAAGCTTTCATGCCGTCCGAGACGTCGCTGCTCGCGGCGTACAACGCGGCGGATTCGGTGACCACGAAACGTGACGCGGCTGGAGTGATTATTTCCTCCGTGTCGGCGCCTTTTATTCAGGCGCGGATGTTGGAGCAGGCCGAGCTGCGTCCGGGGATGCGTGTTCTGGAGGTGGGTTCCGGGGGCTGTAACGCGGCCCTGATCGCCGAGGTTGTCGGCCGTCATGGCCGGGTGGTCAGTGTGGACATCGATCCGGAGATCGTGGCGAACGCGCGGGAGCTGCTTGCCACAGCGGGTTATGGCGATCGGGTGCGGGTGCTGGTCGGCGACGCCGACCATGGCGTGCCTGGTGAAGAGCCGTTTGACGCCGTGGTGATCACGGTGGGGGCGTGGGACGTGTCGCCGGCGTTGGTGGAGCAGCTGACCGCGGCGGGCCGGCTGGTGGTGCCGCTGCGGATGAACGGGATCACCCGGTCGATCGGTTTCCGTCGTGCCCCGGGCCATCTGGTCAGTACGTCGGCGGAGGTGTGTGGGTTCGTCCCGGCGCAGGGCGTCGGCGGCCACGCCGATCGAACCTTCCACCTTCCTGCGCCGTCGGGCGGGTCGGTCACAGCGCGGTTCGAGACGGGCGTGCCTGCGGAGCCGTCCCGGTTGGACGGGGTGCTCGCGGCGGGTCGCTCGCAGGCGTGGTCGGGCGTCCTGGGTAGGAGGGGGACGTCGTTCGCGGATCTGACGTTGTGGTTCGCCTGCTATCTGCCGGGTTTCTGCCGGGTCGGTGTCGAGGACAAGGCGGCACTCGTCGGTGACGGGGTGCAGATGTTCCCGTATGGAGCGGCGGTCGGGGACTCGCTTGCTGTGCAGATCGTTCGGCTCGCCGGCCCGGAGGTGGCCCGCCCGGTGGGTGAGGGTGCCCGGCCGGGGGACTCGGAGTTCGGTGCCTGCGGTTTCGGTCCGCACGCAGGCGAGGCTGCCGCGGCGATGGTCGAGGCGACGCGGGCCTGGGACCGGACGGGCCGGGCCGCTCCTCGGTTCTCGCTATGGCCCGCAGGCACGGACTGGGCGTTGCTGCCGGCCGGCGCGGCGGTGTTGACGAAGACTCATCAGCTCGTCGCCATCGAGTGGCCCGGCGGTATGGAGCCGGGCCCGTCCTGA